Proteins from one Thioflavicoccus mobilis 8321 genomic window:
- a CDS encoding TIGR00266 family protein: MTTEIQPGGNLRLPTAGTVLIDIRWDPQRPGGQEVEACAFLLDGERRIGGDDDFVFYNNPSTRGGAVALSGSGAHRTLSVDPQALPDAVARVAICLSLLGETNFAQASLIEMRLRDAAGSEFALFRPATSGMAEAALILGEVYRYQGLWKFRAIAQGFAGGLGPLAEHFGVDIADDEPASSASPAQPPATPASAPRAAPALTKAPATGVMPTGSETRHSDAGDLSYEILYRDAYALARVDLPRGRRLKAQGDAMVAMSPTIAVEGTLSGGLLGGLGRLLSGESLFLQTLSAGRGPGAVYLAPASPGDIAAVEVRPGDGLVIQRGGFLACTEGVEVGTQVQNIAEGLFSGEGFFVLKAHGEGLVLLESFGAIHELNLAVGEQKIVDNGHLVAWSQAMHYDLELGSRGLVAAFTSGEKIVCRFHGPGRILVQTRQPQQFGRWISQLLPG, encoded by the coding sequence ATGACCACCGAGATCCAGCCAGGCGGCAACCTGCGCCTGCCAACGGCGGGGACGGTCCTCATCGACATCCGCTGGGACCCGCAGCGCCCCGGGGGACAAGAGGTCGAGGCCTGCGCCTTTCTCCTCGACGGCGAGCGGCGGATCGGTGGCGATGACGACTTCGTCTTCTACAACAATCCCAGCACCCGTGGCGGCGCCGTCGCCCTGAGCGGCAGCGGTGCCCACCGCACGCTCAGTGTCGACCCGCAGGCCCTACCCGACGCGGTGGCGAGGGTCGCCATCTGCCTGTCGCTCTTGGGCGAGACCAACTTCGCTCAGGCAAGCCTGATCGAGATGCGACTACGCGATGCAGCCGGAAGCGAGTTCGCGTTGTTCCGCCCGGCGACGAGCGGCATGGCCGAGGCCGCCCTGATCCTCGGAGAGGTCTACCGCTACCAGGGCCTGTGGAAATTCCGCGCCATCGCCCAGGGCTTCGCCGGCGGACTCGGTCCGCTGGCCGAGCACTTCGGCGTCGACATCGCTGACGATGAACCGGCTTCGAGCGCATCGCCTGCTCAGCCACCAGCGACACCTGCCTCGGCACCACGGGCCGCGCCGGCCCTGACGAAGGCGCCGGCGACCGGAGTCATGCCGACCGGGAGTGAAACGCGCCATTCCGACGCCGGCGACCTGAGCTACGAGATCCTCTACCGCGATGCCTATGCCCTGGCGCGCGTCGACCTGCCGCGAGGCCGGCGGCTGAAGGCGCAGGGCGATGCAATGGTTGCGATGAGCCCGACGATCGCCGTCGAAGGCACGCTGTCCGGCGGCCTCCTCGGCGGATTGGGCCGCCTGCTGAGCGGCGAGAGCCTGTTCCTCCAGACGCTGAGCGCCGGGCGTGGCCCGGGCGCCGTCTACCTGGCCCCGGCCTCGCCAGGTGACATCGCCGCCGTCGAGGTCCGCCCCGGCGATGGGCTGGTAATCCAGCGCGGTGGCTTCCTCGCCTGCACCGAAGGGGTCGAGGTCGGCACCCAGGTGCAGAACATCGCCGAGGGGCTGTTCAGCGGCGAGGGCTTCTTCGTCCTCAAGGCGCACGGTGAAGGGCTCGTGCTGCTCGAGTCCTTCGGTGCGATCCACGAGCTGAACCTGGCCGTCGGCGAGCAGAAGATCGTCGACAACGGCCATCTGGTCGCCTGGTCGCAAGCGATGCACTACGACCTAGAACTCGGCAGCCGCGGCCTCGTCGCCGCCTTCACCTCGGGCGAGAAGATCGTCTGCCGCTTCCACGGACCCGGAAGGATCCTCGTCCAGACTCGCCAACCACAGCAATTCGGTCGCTGGATCTCGCAGCTGCTGCCGGGCTGA
- a CDS encoding TIGR00266 family protein — translation MTAPSSDLQTIGGLTFRVHYRGAFALLEVHLQPQQTIKAQSDAMVAMDPTIDVEGKLEGGLLGGLGRMFSGESFFFQTLRAARGSGVALLAPAQPGDLLPVHLDGTQPYIIQKDGFLAASEEVQISTAAQNLARGIFSGEGFFVLRAQGRGMLFAESYGAIHALEVPAGEEMVVDNGHLVAWPEGMHYSLEKASSGWISSFTSGEGLVCRFRGPGTVYIQSRNPKAFGSWLSRLLPSRGN, via the coding sequence ATGACGGCCCCTTCGTCCGACCTGCAGACCATCGGAGGACTGACCTTCCGGGTCCACTATCGCGGCGCCTTCGCATTGCTCGAGGTCCACCTTCAACCCCAGCAGACGATCAAAGCCCAATCCGATGCGATGGTCGCGATGGACCCGACGATCGACGTCGAGGGCAAGCTCGAGGGCGGCCTCCTTGGTGGCCTCGGGCGCATGTTCAGCGGCGAGAGTTTCTTCTTCCAGACCCTGCGCGCGGCGCGTGGGTCCGGTGTCGCGCTGCTCGCCCCGGCGCAGCCCGGCGACCTGCTGCCGGTCCACCTCGACGGGACCCAGCCCTACATCATCCAGAAGGACGGCTTCCTCGCCGCCAGCGAGGAGGTACAGATCTCGACGGCTGCCCAAAACCTCGCCCGCGGCATCTTCAGCGGCGAGGGCTTCTTCGTCCTGCGGGCGCAGGGGCGCGGGATGCTGTTTGCCGAAAGCTATGGCGCGATCCACGCGCTGGAGGTCCCAGCGGGCGAAGAGATGGTCGTCGACAACGGCCACCTGGTCGCCTGGCCCGAGGGGATGCACTACAGCCTGGAGAAGGCCAGCTCCGGCTGGATCTCCAGCTTCACCTCGGGGGAGGGACTCGTCTGCCGCTTCCGCGGTCCTGGCACCGTCTACATCCAGAGCCGCAACCCGAAAGCCTTCGGCAGCTGGCTGAGCCGGCTCCTGCCCTCGCGCGGGAACTGA
- a CDS encoding PilT/PilU family type 4a pilus ATPase, translating into MDFRQLLALMMKKKASDLFITAGWPPSIKVDGTVHPIGNKPLTKAQASELVRGVMSDSQRLEFDKTNECQFAISAQDIGRFRVSAFVQRNSPGMVLRRIETEIPTIEDLLLPPVLRDLAMTKRGIVFFVGGTGTGKSTSLAALVGYRNRHSTGHIITIEDPIEFMHQHDGCIVTQREVGVDTESFEVALKNTLRQAPDVILIGEIRTRQTMEYAIAFAETGHLVLATLHANNANQALDRIINFFPEEGRRQLFMDLSLNLKGIVAQQLLPRKNGQGRRAAVEVLLNTPLASDLIRKGEVHKLKELMKRSKEQGMMTFDQALFDLYQEGEISYDDALKYADSANEVRLMIKLRGDNKTNLAEGMKDVAIVDDDGDDSPLQI; encoded by the coding sequence ATGGACTTCAGGCAATTGCTCGCGCTGATGATGAAGAAGAAGGCCTCCGACCTGTTCATTACGGCCGGCTGGCCGCCGAGCATCAAGGTCGATGGCACCGTCCACCCGATCGGCAACAAGCCACTGACGAAGGCCCAGGCCAGCGAACTGGTGAGGGGCGTGATGAGCGACAGCCAGCGCCTGGAGTTCGATAAGACCAACGAGTGCCAGTTCGCGATCAGCGCGCAAGACATCGGCCGCTTCCGCGTCAGCGCCTTCGTCCAACGCAACTCCCCCGGCATGGTGCTGCGGCGCATCGAGACGGAGATCCCCACCATCGAGGATCTGCTCCTGCCGCCGGTACTGCGCGACCTGGCGATGACCAAACGCGGTATCGTGTTCTTCGTGGGCGGCACCGGAACCGGCAAATCGACATCGCTCGCCGCCCTCGTCGGCTACCGCAATCGCCATAGCACCGGCCACATCATCACGATCGAAGACCCGATCGAGTTCATGCACCAACACGACGGCTGCATCGTCACGCAACGCGAGGTCGGGGTCGACACCGAGTCGTTCGAGGTCGCGCTCAAGAACACGCTGCGCCAGGCCCCGGACGTGATCCTGATCGGCGAGATCCGCACCCGCCAGACGATGGAGTACGCGATCGCCTTCGCCGAGACCGGCCACCTGGTCCTCGCGACCCTGCATGCCAACAACGCCAACCAGGCCCTCGACCGGATCATCAACTTCTTCCCCGAAGAGGGACGCCGGCAGTTGTTCATGGACCTGTCGCTGAACCTCAAGGGCATCGTCGCCCAGCAACTCCTACCGCGAAAGAACGGCCAGGGCCGGCGCGCCGCCGTCGAGGTGCTGCTCAACACGCCGCTCGCTTCGGACCTGATCCGCAAGGGTGAGGTCCACAAGCTCAAGGAGCTGATGAAACGCTCCAAGGAGCAAGGCATGATGACCTTCGACCAGGCGCTGTTCGATCTCTACCAAGAAGGCGAGATCAGCTACGACGATGCCCTCAAGTATGCCGATTCGGCCAACGAGGTCCGTCTGATGATCAAGTTGCGCGGCGACAACAAGACCAATCTCGCCGAAGGTATGAAAGACGTCGCCATCGTCGACGACGATGGCGACGACTCCCCGCTGCAGATTTAA
- a CDS encoding type IV pilus twitching motility protein PilT, which yields MDIAELLAFSVKNNASDLHLSAGLPPMIRVDGDIRRINVPPLDHRTVHSMAYGIMNDKQRKDYEEFFETDFSFELPGMARFRVNAFNQNRGASVVFRTIPSEVLTLEDLDAPEIFRKIVDVPRGLVLVTGPTGSGKSTTLAAMVDYLNNKEYAHILTIEDPIEFVHVSKKCLVNQREVHRDTLGFSEALRSALREDPDIILVGEMRDLETIRLALTASETGHLVFATLHTSSAAKTIDRIIDVFPAAEKTMVRSMLSESLRAVIAQTLLKKVGGGRIAAHEIMIGTPAIRNLIREDKVAQMYSSIQTGQAHGMQTLDQCLTDLVKRGIVGRAEARNRAQNKESFG from the coding sequence GTGGACATCGCCGAACTACTCGCCTTCAGCGTCAAGAACAACGCCTCGGATCTGCATCTGTCCGCCGGGCTTCCGCCGATGATCCGCGTCGACGGAGACATCCGCCGCATCAATGTCCCCCCCCTCGATCACCGGACGGTCCACTCGATGGCCTACGGGATCATGAACGACAAACAGCGCAAGGACTACGAGGAATTCTTCGAGACGGATTTCTCGTTCGAGCTCCCCGGCATGGCTCGGTTCCGCGTCAACGCCTTCAATCAGAACCGCGGCGCCTCGGTGGTCTTCCGCACGATCCCGTCCGAAGTCCTGACGCTGGAGGACCTCGACGCCCCGGAGATCTTCAGAAAGATCGTCGATGTGCCACGCGGCCTGGTGCTGGTGACCGGTCCCACGGGCTCGGGCAAGTCGACGACCCTGGCGGCGATGGTGGACTACCTGAACAACAAGGAATATGCGCACATTCTCACGATCGAGGACCCGATCGAGTTCGTCCACGTCAGCAAGAAGTGCCTGGTCAATCAGCGCGAGGTACACCGCGACACACTCGGCTTCAGCGAGGCCCTACGCTCGGCCCTGCGCGAGGACCCGGACATCATCCTGGTCGGCGAGATGCGGGATCTCGAGACCATCCGTCTGGCCCTGACGGCCTCCGAAACGGGACACCTGGTCTTCGCCACCCTCCATACCAGCTCAGCGGCCAAGACCATCGACCGCATCATCGATGTCTTTCCCGCCGCCGAGAAGACGATGGTGCGCTCGATGCTCTCCGAATCGCTGCGCGCCGTCATCGCCCAAACGTTGCTGAAGAAGGTCGGAGGCGGCCGAATCGCCGCCCACGAGATCATGATCGGCACGCCGGCGATCCGCAACCTGATCCGTGAGGACAAGGTCGCCCAGATGTACTCGTCGATCCAGACCGGCCAGGCCCATGGCATGCAGACCCTTGATCAGTGCCTCACCGACCTGGTCAAGAGGGGGATCGTCGGCCGTGCCGAGGCGCGCAACCGAGCCCAGAACAAGGAGTCGTTCGGCTAG
- the purE gene encoding 5-(carboxyamino)imidazole ribonucleotide mutase, with the protein MSEPLVGIIMGSDSDLPVMQSAADILAELGISFEMTIVSAHRTPQRLYRYAETAAERGLRVIIAGAGGAAHLPGMAAALTPLPVIGVPVKSAALSGQDSLLSIVQMPAGVPVASVAINGARNAGILAAQILGSSDLAVRERIVQYKKEMELQVLEKAARMEADQRD; encoded by the coding sequence ATGAGCGAGCCGCTCGTCGGCATCATCATGGGCAGCGACTCGGACCTGCCCGTCATGCAGAGCGCGGCGGACATCCTCGCCGAACTGGGGATCTCATTCGAGATGACGATCGTCTCGGCCCATCGTACCCCCCAGAGACTCTATCGTTACGCTGAGACGGCCGCGGAGCGTGGCCTGCGGGTCATCATCGCCGGTGCCGGCGGCGCCGCCCACCTGCCAGGCATGGCGGCCGCCCTGACGCCGTTGCCGGTGATCGGGGTGCCGGTCAAATCGGCGGCCCTTTCGGGCCAGGACTCGCTGCTCTCGATCGTGCAGATGCCGGCCGGCGTACCGGTCGCCTCGGTCGCGATCAATGGCGCCCGAAACGCCGGCATCCTCGCCGCCCAGATCCTCGGCAGCAGCGATCTGGCCGTGCGCGAACGGATCGTGCAATACAAGAAGGAGATGGAGCTGCAGGTCCTGGAGAAGGCCGCCAGAATGGAGGCCGACCAGCGGGACTGA
- the purK gene encoding 5-(carboxyamino)imidazole ribonucleotide synthase — MERFPYPLARVGIIGGGQLGRMLVKPAKRLGCTCVVLDPTPNSPAGQVAGHQIVGHYRDPAKLRELVSVCDVTTYDIEDVDTDTLTALEREGHRIYPQPGVLAVVQDKLHQKERLASAGIATANFIAMDQAEPRAFATFGYPLVQKARRGGYDGRGVVVMKDAADYDDRLSVPSLVERFIEAEKEIAVLVAQGLDGERRAYPVVEMCFRPGENILDLLLAPARIPPEIAAAAQRLACRAVEAIGGVGIFGVEMFLTRDGDLLINEVAPRTHNSGHYTIEACLTDQFEQHLRALLDLPLGATDQLSPAAMINLLGAPGRTGRPIIRGLADALAIPGVSVHLYGKATTRPYRKMGHVTILDQDIEEAKRKAERVRTLLEITGEEPL; from the coding sequence ATGGAACGATTTCCTTATCCCCTAGCCCGCGTCGGCATCATCGGCGGCGGCCAACTCGGCCGCATGCTGGTCAAACCGGCCAAGCGCCTAGGCTGCACCTGCGTCGTCCTCGATCCGACGCCGAACTCGCCGGCCGGCCAGGTCGCCGGCCACCAGATCGTCGGCCACTATCGGGACCCGGCCAAGCTACGCGAGCTGGTCAGCGTCTGCGATGTGACCACCTACGACATCGAAGACGTGGATACCGACACGCTAACGGCCCTCGAACGAGAAGGCCATCGCATCTATCCCCAGCCCGGTGTGCTCGCCGTGGTTCAAGACAAGCTGCACCAGAAGGAACGGCTGGCCAGCGCCGGCATCGCCACTGCCAATTTCATCGCGATGGACCAGGCCGAGCCTCGGGCCTTCGCCACCTTCGGCTATCCGCTAGTCCAGAAGGCGCGCCGCGGCGGCTACGACGGGCGTGGGGTCGTCGTCATGAAAGACGCCGCCGATTACGACGATCGCTTGTCGGTGCCTTCGCTGGTGGAGCGCTTCATCGAGGCCGAAAAGGAGATCGCGGTCTTGGTGGCGCAGGGTCTCGACGGTGAGCGTCGTGCCTACCCGGTCGTCGAGATGTGCTTTCGCCCGGGCGAGAACATCCTCGACCTGCTGCTCGCCCCGGCCCGCATCCCGCCCGAGATCGCCGCGGCCGCGCAACGACTCGCCTGCCGGGCGGTCGAGGCGATCGGTGGCGTCGGCATCTTCGGCGTCGAGATGTTCCTGACGCGCGACGGCGATCTCCTCATCAACGAGGTGGCCCCGCGCACCCACAACTCCGGCCACTACACGATCGAGGCCTGTCTGACCGACCAATTCGAGCAACACCTGCGGGCCCTCCTCGACCTACCGCTCGGGGCCACCGACCAGCTCTCGCCGGCGGCCATGATCAACCTGCTCGGTGCACCCGGGCGCACGGGCCGCCCGATCATTCGTGGCCTGGCCGATGCCTTGGCGATCCCCGGGGTCTCGGTCCACCTCTACGGCAAGGCCACGACCCGCCCCTATCGCAAGATGGGCCATGTGACGATCCTGGATCAGGACATCGAGGAGGCCAAGAGAAAGGCGGAGCGAGTCCGGACGCTGCTCGAGATCACCGGGGAGGAACCACTATGA
- a CDS encoding prepilin-type N-terminal cleavage/methylation domain-containing protein has protein sequence MRFDQNGFNLIELMIAVAIVGILAAIAVPSYVDNVIRARMTEALLEMGKVRTDLAAFYAEHGRFPANAGERETFRITPSNGHPAIRNLSIHGVGACNLSAGCDESRIEVQLRRSIYLGIGGDAHSQLRLQGKAQPGGAIVWECGPRDVQPVKLKWLPSTCRSEF, from the coding sequence ATGAGATTCGACCAGAACGGGTTCAATCTGATCGAGCTAATGATCGCGGTCGCGATCGTCGGGATCCTGGCCGCCATCGCGGTACCCTCGTACGTAGACAATGTGATTCGCGCCAGAATGACGGAAGCGCTGCTGGAGATGGGCAAGGTCAGGACTGACCTGGCTGCCTTCTACGCCGAACACGGCCGATTTCCGGCCAATGCCGGGGAGCGAGAGACCTTTCGCATCACGCCGAGCAACGGGCATCCCGCCATCCGCAACCTGAGCATCCATGGCGTCGGCGCCTGCAACCTGAGTGCAGGCTGTGACGAGTCGCGCATCGAGGTCCAGCTGCGACGCTCGATCTACCTCGGCATCGGCGGCGATGCCCACAGCCAGTTGCGCCTCCAGGGCAAGGCCCAGCCGGGTGGGGCCATCGTCTGGGAGTGCGGCCCGCGCGACGTGCAGCCGGTCAAGCTCAAGTGGCTTCCGTCGACCTGTCGCTCCGAATTCTAG
- a CDS encoding vWA domain-containing protein, whose product MRRLPVYLLLDTSGSMRGEPIAALNVGVKSMVQALRRDPYALETVHLSLITFDKAACELFPLTPLEQVQIPEIQVPESGPTFLGAALELLIERVAQDVIRSSPGQRGDWLPLVFVMTDGSPSDVQAYREACAAIRRGGFGNVVACAAGPKARHEPLRELTDTVVALDTLDGTAFAEFFRWVSASIAMGSQSAGAAESNTLPPLPKEITVAM is encoded by the coding sequence ATGCGCCGCCTGCCCGTCTACCTGCTGCTCGATACCTCCGGATCGATGCGCGGCGAACCGATCGCGGCCCTCAACGTCGGCGTCAAATCGATGGTCCAGGCCCTACGCCGCGACCCCTACGCCCTGGAGACCGTCCACCTCTCGCTGATCACCTTCGATAAGGCCGCGTGTGAGCTCTTTCCGCTGACGCCACTGGAGCAGGTGCAGATCCCGGAGATTCAGGTACCCGAATCCGGACCCACCTTCCTCGGGGCGGCGCTCGAGCTCCTGATCGAGCGCGTCGCGCAGGACGTGATACGCTCATCGCCCGGCCAGCGCGGCGACTGGCTGCCGCTGGTCTTCGTCATGACCGACGGCAGCCCGTCGGACGTGCAGGCCTACCGCGAGGCCTGCGCCGCGATCCGCCGCGGGGGCTTCGGCAATGTCGTGGCCTGCGCGGCCGGACCGAAGGCGCGCCATGAGCCGTTGCGCGAGTTGACCGACACCGTGGTCGCGCTCGACACGCTGGACGGGACCGCCTTCGCCGAGTTCTTCCGCTGGGTCTCGGCGAGTATCGCGATGGGCAGCCAGAGCGCCGGGGCCGCGGAGTCCAACACCCTGCCGCCGTTACCGAAAGAGATCACGGTGGCGATGTAG
- a CDS encoding vWA domain-containing protein, whose product MRRLPIYLVFDTSGSMNGEAIAAVNTGMQTLVSALRQDPYALETAYLCVIGFDTDARVISPLTEVAAFQPPALKASGLTSLGAALTLLAERVAADVVKNTPSQKGDWKPLVFLMSDGEPTDDWRPGLARLREASTGVIVACAAGPHASTEVLQQITEAVVRLDTADSSTFNAFFKWVSAASIQTSQRVDLTKQDVSTLDELPPPPPEVNVVGV is encoded by the coding sequence ATGAGGCGCCTGCCCATCTACCTGGTCTTCGACACCTCGGGCTCGATGAACGGCGAGGCCATCGCCGCCGTCAACACCGGCATGCAGACACTGGTCTCGGCGCTGCGCCAGGACCCCTATGCCCTGGAGACGGCCTATCTCTGCGTGATCGGCTTCGACACCGACGCACGGGTGATCTCGCCGCTGACCGAGGTCGCCGCGTTTCAGCCTCCGGCGCTGAAGGCCTCGGGCCTAACCTCGCTCGGCGCCGCACTGACCCTGCTTGCCGAGCGGGTCGCGGCCGACGTCGTCAAGAACACCCCGAGCCAGAAGGGCGACTGGAAACCGCTGGTCTTCCTGATGAGCGACGGCGAACCGACCGACGACTGGCGTCCCGGTCTCGCCCGCCTGCGGGAGGCATCGACCGGGGTGATCGTCGCCTGCGCCGCCGGCCCGCACGCCAGCACCGAGGTCTTGCAGCAGATCACCGAGGCCGTCGTACGGCTCGACACCGCCGACTCCTCGACCTTCAACGCCTTCTTCAAATGGGTCTCGGCCGCCTCGATCCAGACGAGCCAGCGCGTCGACCTGACCAAGCAGGACGTCTCGACGCTCGATGAGCTGCCCCCGCCGCCGCCCGAAGTCAACGTCGTCGGAGTCTGA